One Trichormus variabilis 0441 genomic window, AGCAATAATTTATTTTTAGTTACTTGTTACCAAATTTTACCTATTGCCTGTTATCAAATGTTCAACTAATTGTTTTTAAGTTCACAAAACAGAATACCGCCTATCTTTTGGAGACAGGCGGTTTTTTAATGCTGTTTTCTAAACAAAATTTAGAAAACTCAGACTAAATTATATTGAAGAACCAAGTCCAGCGTAGGCTCCATAGAAGAAGATACCTACAACTGTAATTACACCTAAACCTGCGATCGTAGCGACGACCCACAGGGGAATTCTCCCACTTCCAGCAGACACAGCTTTCTCCTCCCTTAACAACAAATCAACACAGGTTGAATAAATGAAAATTCAAAACAAGAGTTCCAGTTAGTTAAAGAAGTAACTGGAGAATAGAATACCTAGAACGAAAACTAGTAATAGTCCCAGGTAAAGAGAAGTCCGGTTAAGTTCTACCGGTTGATTATTAGGATTGGGCGTTCTTTCCATGATTCACTCCTAGTGTGGAACTAGCGTTGAATAAACTGCATTGAGGCGATCGCGCCCAAAAAGAATACGGTAGGCACTGCCAGTGTGTGAACTGCAAGCCATCTGACCGTAAAAATAGGATAGGTAACTGGTTGATTGATGTTGTTCCCGCTAGTCATGATTTCAAACTACTTTTGGATAAGTTGTTCAACTTGTTTTTTCGCTTCAAAACGATTGTTCACAATTGGCAGTTCTTGCCGTGCTTGTGTGTAATACTCATCAGGACGAGGAGTGCCAAACACATCATAAGCCAGCCCGGTGCTGACAAATAACCAACCAGCAATAAATAACGCTGGGATGGTGATGCTGTGAATTACCCAGTAACGAATACTGGTGACGATATCGGAAAACGGACGTTCTCCAGTAGTCCCTGACATTTAGATTCCCACCTTCACAAAGATTGTTATTGAGTTTATTATCCTACAAAGTTAAGAAAGAGTTACAAGTTGCAACTTTCTTCTCATAAAAGTTAGGAAAACTACCTAAGCAGCTGGTTCTGTTGTGGCAGTTTTTGCTGCCTCTGGTTGATATTTTAGTAAAACACCGCGATCGCCGATCACAAATCCCTGATCCGGCTTGAGAAAGACAACCTTGTAAAAATTAGCTGCCACTTCTTCTACATCCCGGTCTTTTTCCCAGGTTTTGCCGCCATCAGTACTTACCAATAAGTTACCACTACCGCCACCAATCCAAACTTCGTTTGGTGTGCGGTAGGCCATATCCAATAAACCCCAACTAGTCGCCAGTTCAGGAGTTTGGGCATCTAACCACTCATCCGGTTTAGTCGGGTCGCTAAATTGTACCTGACCACCCCTAGCGAGTAACCACAGCCCATCCTGTGAAAATCCCATATTTTCTACACGGCGAGAACTATTACGGTTGTGGGGAACCCAAGCATTTTGTCCTGGTTCCCAAGTAGAGTAAAAGCTACCCTTTGCAGAAACAGCAACATACTTACCATCCTCAGAACGTTCTAAGTTCCGCACTACCCCTACAGCAGCTTCTACTTGGGCTTTCCAATTTTTGCCGCCGTCAGTAGTTTTATAGATAGCACCTACATCTGTAGCCATCTCAGCTATGTCTGTTCCCAAAGCTTGGATAGCGATGGGATTACCAGGGAGTTTCTCACTCAAGGGAATACGTGACCAAGAACGACCTTCATCCGTGGTGTGTAATAGCAAAGAAGGTTCACCGGCAATCCAGCCTTCTTTGCCAGCGAAACTTACTGAGTCAAAACGGTATCTATCATCATCCAGAGCCAAATTCAGGGGCTGCCAATTGTTACCACCATCATTGGTTTCTAGCAGAGTGGCATTACTACCTACTAAAAAACCATGCTGAGGATTTTCTGTAAAAGCAATATCCAGTAATTTGGCCTCTGTTGGCAAAGAAACCACTGCCCAAGGGTTGTAGCTGGTAGAGGGAACCTTACTACAACCAATACACAAGAGTAAGACCACCAGCAAAGCAAATATTTTTTGCCAACTTTTCACAATAACCATCGATTTCTTGATTTGTTTCTAAATTTGTGTAAGGTTTCTCTAGAAGGTTTACCTTAAGCAGATTGAAAGACTAATGAGTAATCAGTACTGAGTCATGAGTGCTGAGTAAAAAATACTAATTTTTATACCCCTACACCCCTAAACCCTTGTCTCCAGCATTACTGCAAGCCGTAAAGACTGATAAAGAACAAGAATCCCAATGCTAAAGCACCGAAAATGAGGATATTTTTTTGTGCTGGTGTGAGCTTATTGACACCTAAACCATAACCGAGATTTTCTCTGAAACCGGAGGCTGTACCCGCCGGGCCGATGTTACTGAAAGCTGCCTTTTTCGCTGTACAAACTGGACAGCGCCAATTGATTGGCAGTTCGGCAAATGGTGTCTCTGGCGCAATATCATGCTTACTGTCACCTTTCTCAGGTTCGTAAACATAACCGCAGGAGCGACACTCAAAGCGGTCTAACACTGTATTTTCAACAGCTTGTTCGCTCATGGTGAAAGTCTCACAGAAAAGAAATATTAAATATACGTTAAAAATTATGACATACCCGTTAGACTTTTCTATCAATCATAGAAATGAATCAAATACCTGAAATGCGTTTGTTGCGAAGATTTCAGAAAAGATAAAAAGATATAATGTGAAATAAAGTAACAGCCTTATTTACACCATAAGCGGTAGATATTCATTGTGTTTGTCCTTAGCGGTTACGAGTACCTTCTAGGCTTTCTCATTATCTGTAGCCTAGTTCCTGCATTAGCGCTTTCCGCGTCCAAGCTCCTACGACCAACTGGTAACAGCCTGGAACGCCGCACCACTTATGAATCTGGGATGGAACCAATCGGGGGAGCCTGGATTCAGTTCAATATCCGCTACTATATGTTTGCCCTGGTCTTTGTCGTCTTTGATGTGGAGACTGTGTTCTTATATCCTTGGGCAGTTGCTTTTCACCGTCTGGGGCTATTGGCATTCATTGAAGCGCTGATTTTTATTGCAATTCTTGTAGTCGCCCTAGTTTACGCATGGCGTAAAGGAGCATTGGAATGGTCTTGAATTCTGATTTAACTACTCAGGACAAAGAGCGCA contains:
- the psbF gene encoding cytochrome b559 subunit beta encodes the protein MTSGNNINQPVTYPIFTVRWLAVHTLAVPTVFFLGAIASMQFIQR
- a CDS encoding rubredoxin — protein: MSEQAVENTVLDRFECRSCGYVYEPEKGDSKHDIAPETPFAELPINWRCPVCTAKKAAFSNIGPAGTASGFRENLGYGLGVNKLTPAQKNILIFGALALGFLFFISLYGLQ
- a CDS encoding photosynthesis system II assembly factor Ycf48; amino-acid sequence: MVIVKSWQKIFALLVVLLLCIGCSKVPSTSYNPWAVVSLPTEAKLLDIAFTENPQHGFLVGSNATLLETNDGGNNWQPLNLALDDDRYRFDSVSFAGKEGWIAGEPSLLLHTTDEGRSWSRIPLSEKLPGNPIAIQALGTDIAEMATDVGAIYKTTDGGKNWKAQVEAAVGVVRNLERSEDGKYVAVSAKGSFYSTWEPGQNAWVPHNRNSSRRVENMGFSQDGLWLLARGGQVQFSDPTKPDEWLDAQTPELATSWGLLDMAYRTPNEVWIGGGSGNLLVSTDGGKTWEKDRDVEEVAANFYKVVFLKPDQGFVIGDRGVLLKYQPEAAKTATTEPAA
- the ndhC gene encoding photosynthetic/respiratory NAD(P)H-quinone oxidoreductase subunit C; the encoded protein is MFVLSGYEYLLGFLIICSLVPALALSASKLLRPTGNSLERRTTYESGMEPIGGAWIQFNIRYYMFALVFVVFDVETVFLYPWAVAFHRLGLLAFIEALIFIAILVVALVYAWRKGALEWS
- the psbE gene encoding cytochrome b559 subunit alpha, yielding MSGTTGERPFSDIVTSIRYWVIHSITIPALFIAGWLFVSTGLAYDVFGTPRPDEYYTQARQELPIVNNRFEAKKQVEQLIQK
- a CDS encoding photosystem II reaction center protein J; the protein is MSAGSGRIPLWVVATIAGLGVITVVGIFFYGAYAGLGSSI
- a CDS encoding photosystem II reaction center protein L — its product is MERTPNPNNQPVELNRTSLYLGLLLVFVLGILFSSYFFN